The Acidobacteriota bacterium genome has a segment encoding these proteins:
- a CDS encoding VIT domain-containing protein translates to MPRPVPIPRVLNIKSVKITTKIDAQVATTKVEQVFENDTPYRLEGSYFFPIPESASISDFAIYDGDKRMAAEIVERAKARQIYNEIVRRQIDPGLLEYAGKDLFQASVFPIEPRSTKKIELTYSQVLKNEGGTVSYRYELGSGRRIQPQPIREIAASVEITSPIDLKNIFSPSHKFSVNKDGERRARLSFEGKGEDTQKDFLLYYSLSEKDFGLSLLTNREPGKDGYFLMLISPKSNIGEQERAAKDIVFILDTSGSMSGEKIDKAKAALKFGVESLSPRDRFNIISFSGEEHLMKAGLVEANQDGKQSGLKFIANLRAEGGTNINDALVQAFKQFQSSERPAMIVFVTDGLPTVGATDVKQIIKNVADANRAGVRLFSFGVGYDVNTNLLDKLSADNRGASDYLEPQEDLEVKVSNFFARVNYPVLSDLKLDFGGVETELTYPRTLGDLFKNSQLVIVGRYKNSMNSTTVRLTGKVGAREEVFTFGKQSFPEERGDNPFLARLWATRRVGYLLEQIRLNGENRELKDEIIQLGTRYGIVTPYTSFLVTEDMKDIGRRIIPMEQRRALDSMSRGAGSVGGIGRTFEQVTVTGESAVVYSKTEKKMKESDKLESPESYLTNIRTVGDKTFQLKGEEWVDTRLRESSTLPKIEVQFASEEFFNLIAKEPKLADFFSLGKKVVVVFKGKVYKVV, encoded by the coding sequence ATGCCAAGACCTGTTCCAATTCCGCGAGTGCTCAACATCAAATCGGTGAAGATCACTACCAAAATTGATGCGCAGGTCGCGACCACAAAAGTCGAGCAGGTCTTCGAGAACGACACGCCGTATCGGCTCGAGGGCTCTTACTTCTTCCCCATCCCGGAGAGCGCGTCCATCTCGGACTTCGCTATCTACGATGGCGACAAACGCATGGCCGCCGAGATCGTTGAAAGAGCAAAGGCGCGGCAAATCTACAACGAAATCGTGCGCCGCCAGATTGATCCTGGACTGCTCGAGTACGCAGGCAAGGACTTGTTTCAGGCCAGCGTGTTTCCCATCGAGCCGCGCAGTACCAAGAAGATCGAGCTGACCTACTCTCAGGTGCTCAAGAACGAAGGCGGCACCGTGAGCTATCGCTACGAGCTTGGCTCAGGCCGCCGCATTCAGCCGCAGCCCATTCGAGAAATCGCCGCCAGCGTCGAGATCACCTCGCCAATTGATTTGAAAAACATCTTCTCGCCCTCTCACAAGTTCTCCGTCAACAAAGACGGCGAGCGCCGCGCTCGTCTCAGCTTTGAAGGCAAAGGCGAAGACACGCAGAAAGATTTTCTACTCTACTATTCGCTTTCGGAAAAAGACTTCGGCCTGTCGCTTTTGACAAACCGCGAGCCGGGCAAGGACGGCTATTTCCTTATGCTCATCTCGCCGAAGTCGAACATCGGCGAGCAGGAACGCGCCGCCAAAGACATCGTCTTCATTCTCGACACCTCCGGTTCAATGAGCGGCGAAAAGATAGACAAAGCGAAAGCCGCGCTGAAATTCGGCGTCGAGTCGCTGTCGCCGCGCGACCGCTTCAACATCATCTCGTTTTCAGGCGAAGAGCATCTGATGAAAGCAGGTCTCGTCGAAGCGAACCAAGACGGCAAGCAATCCGGCCTCAAATTCATCGCGAACCTGCGAGCCGAAGGTGGCACCAACATCAACGACGCGCTCGTGCAGGCGTTCAAGCAGTTTCAATCCAGCGAGCGTCCGGCGATGATCGTCTTTGTGACGGACGGCTTGCCGACCGTTGGCGCGACGGACGTGAAGCAGATAATCAAGAACGTAGCGGACGCGAATCGCGCGGGCGTGCGGCTGTTTTCGTTCGGCGTCGGCTACGATGTCAACACCAACCTGCTGGATAAACTCTCGGCGGACAATCGCGGCGCGAGCGATTACCTCGAGCCGCAGGAAGACCTCGAAGTCAAAGTCTCGAATTTCTTCGCACGGGTGAACTATCCGGTGCTGTCGGATTTGAAACTCGATTTCGGCGGAGTCGAAACGGAATTGACTTACCCGCGCACGCTCGGCGATTTGTTCAAGAACTCGCAACTGGTCATCGTAGGGCGATACAAAAACAGCATGAACTCCACTACCGTTCGACTGACAGGCAAGGTCGGGGCGCGCGAAGAAGTCTTCACGTTCGGCAAACAAAGCTTCCCGGAGGAACGCGGCGACAATCCGTTCCTGGCGCGACTGTGGGCCACGCGAAGAGTTGGATACCTGCTCGAACAGATTCGCTTGAACGGCGAGAACAGAGAGTTGAAAGACGAGATCATTCAGCTTGGCACGCGCTACGGCATCGTCACTCCTTACACGTCTTTCCTTGTGACCGAGGATATGAAAGACATCGGACGACGAATCATCCCGATGGAACAACGCCGCGCTTTGGACAGCATGTCGCGAGGGGCTGGTTCAGTAGGCGGAATAGGCCGCACCTTCGAGCAGGTAACGGTCACGGGCGAGTCCGCCGTTGTGTACAGCAAGACGGAAAAGAAAATGAAGGAGTCGGATAAGCTGGAAAGCCCCGAATCCTACCTCACCAACATTCGCACAGTCGGCGACAAGACGTTTCAATTGAAAGGCGAGGAGTGGGTGGACACCCGGCTCAGGGAATCGTCAACACTGCCGAAAATCGAGGTGCAATTCGCCAGCGAGGAGTTCTTCAACCTGATTGCCAAAGAGCCGAAGCTGGCCGACTTTTTCTCGCTGGGCAAGAAAGTCGTCGTCGTTTTCAAAGGCAAAGTCTATAAAGTTGTTTGA